From the genome of Actinomycetota bacterium:
TGCGGATACATCCGCTGCTCGAAGGCGCCCGCGGCCTGCGCCGCTGCCGCCGTCGTCCCGACCTCCACCCGCTTCACCGCGACCAGGACCGGCACCGGGGTGGTCTGCGCCTTGGCCTGGTCCTCGCGGTTGTTGACGTAGAGGAAGACCAGGGCGGTCCCGATGCCGGCAATCAGCAGCGCCGCGACCAGCAGCAGGGTTCGGCGTCCCATGTCCACCTCGGGTCGAGGCCCACGTCGCGGGCTGGTGCGGGTCGGACGGACGGCACACCGGCGATGTCGACCAGTGGGTCATCCGGGAGACCCGGTAGCGCCCGGGCCGGGCCCGAGGTTACCGCCGTCCGGGGGAACGGGCCGCGCCGACCTCCTTACGGCCCGGCCTGGGCGGGTGCAGACGGGGCAGCCGGAGCATGCCAGCGGTCAAGGACCGCGCGACTGCTGCCGATCAGGTCACCGTGGAGGTCCTGGCGCGTTGTCCGCACTGCGGCGCTGCCCTGCCCGACCGGGCGCAGTGGTGCTCGCTGTGCCTGGCCGATCTGCGACCCGTCATCGACGCCGAACCTGAACTCGACCCGGGTGATGGGGACGCGGGTGATGGGGTTGCCGCCCTTGAGCGGGGGCTGGGCGGTGACCGGCCGGCGGCACCGTCCTCCGCATCGTCGGATCTCGCCGCGCTGGGCGGTCGGCCGCTGCCGGCCGAGGCCGAGGCGATGCTGTCGCGGCTCGGCGCGGCCAGTGCCGGCAGCAGCCGCCTGTTGAGCGGCGGCACCCGCTCGCGGGCCGCAGTGACGGCGATCGCGGTCGGCGGCGGCGTCGCTGTGGCGCTCGTCCTGGTCGTCGTATTCGCCCTCGTCGGCCTCCTGCTGTGAGCTCGCCGGCTGGGTAGCCTCGGCGCATGGCCGAGCAGACCGAGTCCCAGATCGTCATCGACGCCCCGGCGCCGGCTATCATGGCGGTGATCGCCGACCTCCGTCGCTATCCGGAGTGGAGCGAGGGGGTCCGCGCGGTCGAGGTGACCGCAGAACAGGCCGACGGCCGCCCGATCGAGGCGACGTTGTCCATCGACTCCGGGCCGATCAAGGACACGTACGAGTTGCACTACTCCTGGGACGGCGACGAGTCGGTCAGCTGGAGCCTGCGGAAGGCCCAGCTGCTCACCCGGCTCGACGGGTCGTACACGCTGACGCCGGGGGAGACCGGTACCAACGTCCGCTACCGCCTCACCGTCGATGTCCGTATGCCGATGATCGGACTGCTCAAGCGCAAGGCGGAGAAGGTCATCATCGATACGGCGCTGAAGGGGCTGAAGAAGCGGGTGGAGGCTGCCGCGGGCGGGTGACTGCGCCCGAAGGGCTGCGGCAGGCGGGTACGGCGCCCGAAGGGCTGTCGAGCAGCGCTGGCTACCCGTAACCTCGCCGGGTGCGCGTGCTGTTGTTCACCGGCAAGGGTGGGGTCGGCAAGACGACCCTCGCTGCCGCCACCGCGGCAGCCGCCGCCGCGGCCGGGATCAAGACCCTCGTGCTGTCGACCGACCCGGCGCACTCGCTCGGTGATGTCGTCGGGCGCGCCCTGCCCGCCGGCGAGGTCGTCGAAGTCGACGACGGGCTCTTCGCCTTGCACGTCGACGTGCGCGGTCGCCTCGACATGGCCTGGGGCTCGCTGCGGGACACCGTCCTGCGCCTGCTGGACTCCGTCGCGGTCGACGCGGTCGAGGCCGAGGAGATCACGGTCTTGCCTGGCGCAGAGGAAGTTCTCGCGCTCCTCGAGGTGCGGGATCAGGCCCGTTCCGGCAGGTTCGGCCTTCTCGTCGTGGATTGCGCGCCGACGGCCGAGACGGTTCGCCTGCTGGCCCTGCCGGAAGCGCTCGAGCGGTATCTGCGACGGCTGTGGCCGCTGGAGGGCCGGGTGCTGCGGACGCTGCGTCCGGCACTGGGCCGCGCGATGCTCGGCGCCGATCCCGGCCAGCTCCTGGCCGACCTCGACCGGCTGCAGACGGAACTGGCCGACGTCCGATCGTTGTTGCGGGACGAGGGGACCACCATCCGGCTGGTGCTGACCCCCGAAGCTGTCGTGGTCGCCGAGGCCCGCCGGACGCTGACGACGTTGGCGTTGTTCGGATATCGCGTGGACGCCGCCATCGCCAACCGGCTGGTACCCCCGGGCGCCGATCCGTGGCGGTCGGCGCTGGCCGCAGCCCAGGCTCAACAGTTGGCCCAGGTGGCCGCAGACTTCGCCCCGCTGCCCGTGCTATCGGTACCCTACGAAACTGTCGAACCGGTCGGGATGGACTCGCTGAAGACGTTGGGGCAGAGCCTCTACGGCGACCTCGACCCGATTGCCGAGTTGAGCGTCGTCCCGGTGTCCCGGGTCGAGCAGACCGACGACGGCTACGCGCTGATCCTGCCCGTGCCGCTTGCCGAGCGCGCCACGGTCGAACTCGAACGAATCGGCGACGACCTCGTCGTCGGTGTGGGCGGGCAACGGCGGATCGTCGGGTTGGTCTCGGCGTTGCGGCGCTGCCGGGTGGTCGGTGCCAGCCTCGCCGGTGGCGAGCTCACGGTCCGCTTCGTTCCGGATCCAGCGCTGTGGCCGAACGTGAACCGGCGGCAGGGGTGAACGCCGTACGGCCGGATCCGTGGTGGTTCACCGGAGAAGGTGGACCGCAGGAGGCAGCACAACGCGATGACTCCGGTGATCGGCGCGACCCCGGTGGTGACTCCGGCCGTCAGCACGACTCCGCCGGTGCCGCAAGCGATCACCACGACCTCGGCCACGACCACGGGGCCGACGACTCGGTGTGCGCGATCTGTCCGGTGTGCCAACTGTTACGGGTGGCTCGCCGGTTGCGACCCGAGACGGTGGAACACCTGACCCGAGCAGCGACAGAGTTGGGCGCGGCGCTGCAGTCGTTGGCCTCGTCGTCCCCGGTCCGATCAGACCCCAGCGGCGACAGCGACTCGGTCGCCGAGCCGCCACCCCGTCCCCGCCAGCGGGTCCCGCTGGACGAGCCCGAGGAAGGTTCGGCATGACGCTGACGATCGGCATCGACATCGGTGGGACCAAGATCGCGGCTGGCGTGGTGACCGAGGACGGCACCATCGTGGCCGACACCCGCCGCCCCACACCGGTTCGCGACGCCGACGCCGTGGTGGCGACGATCATCGACCTGGTGGCCGAGTTGCGCCAGGACAGGCAGATCGAGGCGATCGGCGTCGGTGTGGCCGGGCTGGTGGACTCCGATCGCGCGCGGGTGATGTTCGCGCCCAACCTCGGATGGGTGGAGCAGCCGCTGCGCGCGGAGATCGAACACGGTACGAACCTGCCCACCGTGGTCGAGAACGACGCCAACGTCGCTGCCTGGGGCGAGTACCGGCACGGTGCGGGACGGGGCCACGACGACGTGACCGTGATCACCGTCGGTACCGGTATCGGCGGCGGGATCGTGCTGGGCGGCAACCTGATCCGCGGCGCGCACGGTGCAGCCGCGGAGATCGGCCATCTGCAATTGGTGCCGGACGGTCGGCCCTGCGCGTGTGGCCGGCGCGGCTGCTGGGAGCAGTACGCGAGCGGAAACGCCCTGGTGCGTGAGGCTCGGTTGCTTGCCGCGGAACGCCGACCCGACGCCAAGCTGATGCTGAGCCTCGGGGACGGTACGCCGGAGGGTGTCCAAGGGCGCCACGTGACCGACGCGGCTCGCAAGGGCGACCCGGTCGCGCTCGAGGCGTTCCAGCGCGCGGGTACTGCGCTCGGTGAGGGACTGACCGACCTCGTGGCCTTGCTCGACCCGGCGTCGTTCGTGCTCGGCGGCGGGGTGGCGGAGGCCGGCGACCTCCTGCTGGTTCCGGCGCGCACGGTGCTCGCGCGCGACGTGATCGGCGGCGTACACCGGCCGGTGCCGGAACTCCGCATCGCCGAGTTGGGCAACCTCGCCGGGCTCATCGGTGCCGCCGACCTCGCCAGGACTCGCTGAACTCGCCAGGACCCGCTGACCGGCATCCCTGACCCTGGTACCCGCTCACCGCGCCGGCACACGCCCAACTCGGCCCGCAACCGACCCTCGACCCGACTGGCCCAGGTTTCGCCGTACCACCGCAAGGGCGCCCTAGCCGCTCGCATTCGCCGCCCTTGCGGTGGCACGGCGGACGAGCGGGTGGCTACTGGACGAGGCGGACGGCGGAAGCCGGTGTGCCGCAGACGATGGCGTCTTCGTGGGCGGCGCAGTATGCCGTCACGTCGGCGATTGCCAGGTAGCCGTCGGAATCGCCGGGCAACGTCGCTGCGGTCAGGCGTAAGGCAGGGCTGAAATCGGTGTCCATCGGGCCGGTCGGGAATGGGCCGCCGCAATGACCCGGAACCTCATTGCTGTTGCGCCCGGTAGTGGGACTGTCCTCCAGCTGCCAGCCGCAGAGCCGCACTGCCTGCAGTCCGGTGACGTTCAAGGGATTCGCGGGGGCGCCGTAGATGGGGAGCACGACAATGCGCTGTGTCCGTACGAGCTCGTCGAGCGCGTCGCCGACGCTGTCAGGACCCGTGCCGGCGGCCGGCAGACCACGAGATTGCAGCCGGAGTGTCTGTCCGTCGAGTTCCATGATTGCGCTGAAACCGTTCGCGAGCCAGGAAGCGACCTCGGAATCGGTGATGGCGCCGGCGTCGACTGGTCCGACGACCAGGCCAGGGCATCCGGGTGCCTTGAGATCGAATCCCTCGGGCCCACCTCCGGGCACTCGCCGGCACAACGAGAAGGGCAGCATGCCTTCCACCACTTGTGGTGTCCCGACTGCAGCGGTCGCCTGTCGGCCAACCGTGTAGTCATCAACGCCGAAGATCCCCCCGAATACGGCCGCCGTCGTACCGGTTCCGACGACCTGGACGGTCATCGTCTCCCCGACGCACGCCGTCGTCACTGTTCGGTCCCAGGGACCAGTGCCGCCGTTGTCCGCATGGGTATCGAAGAAGCCTTCTGCTGCGGCGACGCCGGCGGCCTGAATGGCTGGTGGTGTGGTCGAGCAGGGTTGAGACGGGTCGCTGAGAGCGGCGATCCTGCTAGCCCCGGCCAGGGCGGCGGCGTCGACAGCGCTCTGCAGCGTCGATCGGGCGGTGTAGGCGAGACCGAAGTCGACGCTGAAAGCCACCAGCGGAACGAGGACGAACGTGACGAGGACGGCGACAAGGATCGCGACGGCACCGTCGTCGCGCTGCACGGCCGGCCAGCGGCCGAGCCGGGTCGTCATGGCTTGTACTCGCACCGATAGGTCGCTGCGCTGGTGAGGGTGAAGCTGTTGTTCAGCACCAACGGGATCGACAGCGTGACGTCGTACGACACGGTCACGGTGAGGTCGCTGAATGCACCCGGCGAAGGTGCGTCGCAGGGCGGGTTGGTGCTGCAGCCAGCGGTGGCCGCTGGTGCGGCGATGGCGAGTTGCCCGGTCAATGCGTCCCGGGCGACCGCTTCTATCTGTGCGCAGGTGGGCGCCGGGCCGCCGATGGGACGGACGACCCCGAAGCGGGCGGCGGCCTGCGCGGCGTTGGACAGTGCAAGCTTCTGCGACAGCAGGATCCCGAGTCCGACGACGCCGAAGACCAAGATGACGAGGACAGGAAGGACGAGCGCGAACTCGACTGCCGCTGCGCCGCGGTCGAGCTGGGCGCGGGAGACGCGGCGGTGGACGCGGCGCAGCGCGGCGCGGCATCGCCGCCCACAACTCATCTGGCACCTTCCCCGCTCGCCGCCTGCCCCGGTGGATGGTCGCACGGCGTGGCGGTGACCGTCAGCCCACCCTTCGGCCCGGCAGCGCAGCGACCCGCCCCGGCGTTCTGCCGCTACCGGCCGTTCGGCACGACCGGGCGCCTCGGCGCGCGGCGACGGACGGGCGCCGACCGTTCAGACGACGGCGCCGTCCTCGGGGCCGTCGTCGCCTCGGTCGTCCCGCATCCGTGCGACCAGGGTCACGAAACCGGCGACGAAGCCAAGGACCGCCAGCGCCGACAGGTACCGGTCCAGCCGCCAGCCCAGCAGGTACGTCACCAGAAGCAGCAGCGGACCGCCGAGTACCCCGACCCAGGCCAACCGGGTCAGGGTGTCCCCGCGGGGCAGCGGCGGCGGCGTGGGCGGGACGAAGTGGTCGCCGGGATCGTCGTCCGGGCTGCCCGCCTGCGGTCCGGCCTCGGTCCGGCCGGCGTCGGCCGCGGGCTGGGACGCGAAGCCGGGCTGATCGCTGGGCAGATCCGAGGAGCCGTCGGGGCGGGCCCGCCGGATCAGTCGCCCGCTCAGTCCGCTGGCCGGCGGTCCGTCGCCGGGGCGTGCCCGCCCGGTGTCGGCGGCACCGTCCGGTCGGCTGGCACCGTCGGTCGGTGCGCCCCCTCGCGTCTCGGCGGCGCCTGCCGGTCCACCCGCCGACCCGGGGCTGTCGAGGACCGACGGCCCGGCTCCGGCGGCAGGATCCTCGCCGTCAGTCGGTACGGCGGTGTCCGGCGGCAGCCGTGGCGTCCGGGGAGCGGCGGTGTCGGCGTACCCGGCGACGATCGCCGCCCAGGCCGCGTCGACCTCCGCTGCTTCCATCGCTGCGCGGTCGGTGCGCGCCGCGGCGTCGGCGAGGAAGTCCGCGCGCATTCCCGGCAGCGTCGCCTCGATGACCTGCCGGGCTCGGTCGGCAGCGGCCCGATCGACGTACAGCCGTGACGTCGGCCGGCTCGGCGGGCGCAGGTCCCGGTACGGCCCGGTGACGCCGGGCACCGGCTCGACGTACGCCGCGACCCCGGCGTCCCGCAATGCCGCGAGGACCTGGTCGGACAGCGGCGGGTCCACGTCGGCCAGCGCCACCCACGACGAGGCCGGGCCGAGTCCGTTGTCGCGGGCCACTGTCAACCGTCCCGTACGCCTGCGGTGACCCGGTCGATGAAATCGCTACTGCCCGAGAAGATCTCGGCAGCGTCGTTGTCGAGGGTGGCGACGTGGAACGAGTCGTGCAGCACGCGCTCGGCCGTGTCCGTACTGCTCACGTGGTCGAGTATGTACGCGGTATTGGACGCCTCGACGACGTGATCGACCTCGCTGCGAAAGACGAGGACCGGGGCGACGACCGTCCCGAGGTCGGCGCGCACCACCGACCACAACTGGGACAGCGAGTACGCCGCGCGCAGCGGCGTACGGTCGTAGGCGATCTCGTCGACGCCGGCGCGCTTGATGTCGTTGGCGACGCCGGGCACGGACGGCAGGAGGAACCGGGCGGCCGGCAGGGCGAAACGGTCCTTGCGTTCGGTGAACACCGACGGGTTGACCAGGACCAGCCCGGCGACCTCGCGCGGATGTCGTTGCGCCAGCCGCAATGCGAGCGTGCCACCCATGGACAGGCCGCCGACGGCGACCGCCCGAGTGACCTCGCGCAGCGCGAGGTAGGCCCGTTCGACCTCGGCGTACCAGTCCTGCCACCGGGTCGCGTTCATGTCCTGCCACCGTGTCCCATGGCCCGGCAGCCGGGGCGCGCTCACGGTGAAGCCCTGCTCGACCAGGTACGTCGCCCACGGCAGCATCGAGGCCGGCGAGCCGGTGAAGCCGTGCACGAGCAGGACGCCGACCGGGCCGTCGCCACCGCGGAAGGGTTCCGCACCAGGAAGCAGGGGCATGCTGGTCCTCCCGCTCCGGTGGTCAGCCGCGACAGTCGACGAGCCGATCGTGGCACACCGGTCGGACGGCGCTGCGGCGTTGTCGCCCGGGTACGGCCCGACCGCCTATCCTGAGCCGGATCGGCGGGGTGCGCCGTCGGAGGAGGTCTGGCGGGTGCTGTACTGGCTGCTCAAGCGGGTCCTCGTCGGGCCGTGGCTTCGGGTGCTGTATCGCCCCTGGGTCGAGGGCCTGGAGAACCTCCCTGCCGAGGGGCCGGCCATCATCGCCAGCAACCACCTGTCGTTCTCCGACCACTTCTTCCTGCCCCTGGTGTCCCGCCGCCGGATCACCTTCCTGGCCAAGTCCGACTACTTCACTTCGCCGGGGATCAAGGGCTGGTTCACCAAACTGTTCTTCTCCGGCGTCGGGCAGGTCCCGTTGGACCGCTCGGGCGGCCGCGCCTCCGAGGCGGCACTGGCGACGGCCCTGCGGATCCTCGGCGAAGGTGAGCTGCTCGGGATCTATCCGGAGGGCACCCGCTCCCCGGACGGCCGGCTGTACCGCGGCAAGACCGGCGTGGCGTACCTCGCGCTGGAGTCCGGCGTGCCCGTCATCCCGGTGGCCATGATCGGGACGTACGAGGTCCAGCCGCCAGGCCAACGCCTGCCGCACGTGCGCCGGGTGGGCATCCGGATCGGCGCGCCGATGGACTTCTCCCGGTACGAGGGAATGCAGTCCGACCGTTTCGTGGTCCGCTCGGTCACCGACGAGATCGTGTACGCGCTGATGCACCTGTCCGGCCAGGAGTACGTCGACATCTACGCGCAGACGGCCAAGAACCGTGCGCGCCCGTCGGCCGAGCCCGCGCGCGGTGTCGACCCGGCTGACACGCCGCGACTGGCCGGCTGAGCGTCACCGCGGAAGGCCGGCCCGCTGAACCTCGTCGGGCTGAATGTCAATGAGTTGCGAGCCGCCGGTTGAGCGTGGCAACGCCGCGGACGACGTGTCGGGGCCGGCGGCCTGGCTACTGTGGCGCGCATGCGTGTCGGAGTCCTGACCGGCGGCGGCGACTGCCCCGGTCTGAACGCAGTCATCCGTAGCGTGGTACGGCGCGGCATCGCCGTGCACGGCATGCAGATCGTCGGCTTCGCCGACGGCTGGCGGGGCCCGTTGGAGGGCCTCACGGTGCCGCTGGACGAACGACGGGTGCAGGGCATCGAATCGGTTGGCGGCACGATCCTGGGTTCGTCGCGGACCAACCCTGCTGCCCTACCCGACGGCATCGAGCGGGTCCGGGCAAACCTCGCCGCCGCGGGGATCGACGCGCTGGTCGCCATCGGCGGCGAAGACACTCTCGGGGTGGCCGCAGAACTCGCCCGAGTGGGCGTCGACGTCGTCGGCGTCCCCAAGACCATCGACAACGATCTGTCCGGCACCGACTACACCTTCGGTTTCGATACCGCCGTGAACATCGCCGTCGAGGCGTTCGACCGGCTGCGGACCACGGCCGAGTCGCACCACCGCACCCTGGTGGTCGAGGTCATGGGTCGTCACGCCGGCTGGATCGCGTTGCACGCCGGCCTCGCCGGTGGCGCGACGGTGACGCTGATCCCGGAGGCCCCCTTCGACCTCGACGAGGTCGCCGCGTGGGTATCGGCCTGTGCCGCAACGGGTCGGGCGCCACTGGTCTGCGTCGCGGAGGGAGCGGTGCCGCAGGAGACGGGACTGGTGACCCGCGACGACAGCATCGACGCGTTCGGGCACGTCAAGCTGTCCGGAATCGCCGACCGGCTCGCCGGGCAGCTCGAACGGCGTACCGGGATCGAGTCGCGCAGCGTGGTGCTCGGCCACCTGCAGCGCGGTGGGCCACCGACCGCCTTCGACCGGGTGCTGGCGACCCGACTCGGCCTGTGCGCCATCGAT
Proteins encoded in this window:
- a CDS encoding zinc ribbon domain-containing protein — translated: MPAVKDRATAADQVTVEVLARCPHCGAALPDRAQWCSLCLADLRPVIDAEPELDPGDGDAGDGVAALERGLGGDRPAAPSSASSDLAALGGRPLPAEAEAMLSRLGAASAGSSRLLSGGTRSRAAVTAIAVGGGVAVALVLVVVFALVGLLL
- a CDS encoding SRPBCC family protein; this translates as MAEQTESQIVIDAPAPAIMAVIADLRRYPEWSEGVRAVEVTAEQADGRPIEATLSIDSGPIKDTYELHYSWDGDESVSWSLRKAQLLTRLDGSYTLTPGETGTNVRYRLTVDVRMPMIGLLKRKAEKVIIDTALKGLKKRVEAAAGG
- a CDS encoding ArsA family ATPase; translated protein: MRVLLFTGKGGVGKTTLAAATAAAAAAAGIKTLVLSTDPAHSLGDVVGRALPAGEVVEVDDGLFALHVDVRGRLDMAWGSLRDTVLRLLDSVAVDAVEAEEITVLPGAEEVLALLEVRDQARSGRFGLLVVDCAPTAETVRLLALPEALERYLRRLWPLEGRVLRTLRPALGRAMLGADPGQLLADLDRLQTELADVRSLLRDEGTTIRLVLTPEAVVVAEARRTLTTLALFGYRVDAAIANRLVPPGADPWRSALAAAQAQQLAQVAADFAPLPVLSVPYETVEPVGMDSLKTLGQSLYGDLDPIAELSVVPVSRVEQTDDGYALILPVPLAERATVELERIGDDLVVGVGGQRRIVGLVSALRRCRVVGASLAGGELTVRFVPDPALWPNVNRRQG
- a CDS encoding ROK family glucokinase encodes the protein MTLTIGIDIGGTKIAAGVVTEDGTIVADTRRPTPVRDADAVVATIIDLVAELRQDRQIEAIGVGVAGLVDSDRARVMFAPNLGWVEQPLRAEIEHGTNLPTVVENDANVAAWGEYRHGAGRGHDDVTVITVGTGIGGGIVLGGNLIRGAHGAAAEIGHLQLVPDGRPCACGRRGCWEQYASGNALVREARLLAAERRPDAKLMLSLGDGTPEGVQGRHVTDAARKGDPVALEAFQRAGTALGEGLTDLVALLDPASFVLGGGVAEAGDLLLVPARTVLARDVIGGVHRPVPELRIAELGNLAGLIGAADLARTR
- a CDS encoding alpha/beta fold hydrolase; the protein is MPLLPGAEPFRGGDGPVGVLLVHGFTGSPASMLPWATYLVEQGFTVSAPRLPGHGTRWQDMNATRWQDWYAEVERAYLALREVTRAVAVGGLSMGGTLALRLAQRHPREVAGLVLVNPSVFTERKDRFALPAARFLLPSVPGVANDIKRAGVDEIAYDRTPLRAAYSLSQLWSVVRADLGTVVAPVLVFRSEVDHVVEASNTAYILDHVSSTDTAERVLHDSFHVATLDNDAAEIFSGSSDFIDRVTAGVRDG
- a CDS encoding 1-acyl-sn-glycerol-3-phosphate acyltransferase, with the protein product MLYWLLKRVLVGPWLRVLYRPWVEGLENLPAEGPAIIASNHLSFSDHFFLPLVSRRRITFLAKSDYFTSPGIKGWFTKLFFSGVGQVPLDRSGGRASEAALATALRILGEGELLGIYPEGTRSPDGRLYRGKTGVAYLALESGVPVIPVAMIGTYEVQPPGQRLPHVRRVGIRIGAPMDFSRYEGMQSDRFVVRSVTDEIVYALMHLSGQEYVDIYAQTAKNRARPSAEPARGVDPADTPRLAG
- a CDS encoding ATP-dependent 6-phosphofructokinase, with amino-acid sequence MRVGVLTGGGDCPGLNAVIRSVVRRGIAVHGMQIVGFADGWRGPLEGLTVPLDERRVQGIESVGGTILGSSRTNPAALPDGIERVRANLAAAGIDALVAIGGEDTLGVAAELARVGVDVVGVPKTIDNDLSGTDYTFGFDTAVNIAVEAFDRLRTTAESHHRTLVVEVMGRHAGWIALHAGLAGGATVTLIPEAPFDLDEVAAWVSACAATGRAPLVCVAEGAVPQETGLVTRDDSIDAFGHVKLSGIADRLAGQLERRTGIESRSVVLGHLQRGGPPTAFDRVLATRLGLCAIDSVAAAEFGVMAALHGTEVGTVPLTAAVGTLKTVPMDRYEEARVFFGT